The Novosphingobium humi DNA window CAGATATTCCTCGCCAAGCGCCCGCACCTCCCGCTCGGTAAGGCGGGCAATGGCATCAGGGCCTCTGGCCGCCAGACGGCCCGCGATGCTCCCCGTATAGGGCAGTTCCATCGTGCCTTCGATATCGGGATGCGTGGCGAGGATCTGCTCCACCAGCGTCGAACCGGACCGAGGCAATCCGACGACAAAAATCGGCGCGGCGCTCGCTGCTCCCCAGCCCTTTCGGCGGGCAAAGAATTCCTCTGAAAAGAGCGCGCTGATGTCGGCGGCCTGTTGCCGATAGTCAGGCGGCGGGGATTGCCGCTGCCGAAAGGCGACAGCGGCTCCTGCTGCATAATGCTCGAAACTCTCGGCAAAGCGTCCGGCATCCTCCAGCAACCGGCCCAGCGCATAGGACAATCGCATGCGATCCCGCTCGTCCAGATCCCGCCTTTCCAGAAGGCGGCGCATTTCGCGCTCATCCGCCGCGCCGAGCACGCCGATCTTGAGGTTGGCCAGACTCCACCATGCCTCGCCATTCGTCGGTTGCAGCGCAGCGGCCCGGCGATAGGCGGCAATCGCGCCTTCGCGGTCGCCACGCGTGCGCAAAGCATGCCCAAGGTTCACCGCAATGCGCGGATTGGCAGGGTAGCGGGCCGCCAGTTCGCCCGCCCGCGCGGGATTGTCGGCGAGTGCGGCAGCGGCTTGCTCAACAGGATCGGTCATGCCGCTCTCCGGGTGGATCAATTTCCCTGTGTGTCCCTATTCCGCCGGCGCAAGGGCCGCCCCGCAACATGCTGCGGAGCGGCCCCGCCCTGCCTCAGAAGTTGTAGGTAACGCGCGCGTAATAATAACCGCCGTTGATGCCCCAGGGCGTAAAGGCGATCGCGGCATTGTACACATTGTTGAGCAGCGGCCGCTGCGTGCCATTGACGGTGACCGTCGGCATCGTCGGCGCCTGCTTGTTG harbors:
- a CDS encoding sulfotransferase family protein is translated as MTDPVEQAAAALADNPARAGELAARYPANPRIAVNLGHALRTRGDREGAIAAYRRAAALQPTNGEAWWSLANLKIGVLGAADEREMRRLLERRDLDERDRMRLSYALGRLLEDAGRFAESFEHYAAGAAVAFRQRQSPPPDYRQQAADISALFSEEFFARRKGWGAASAAPIFVVGLPRSGSTLVEQILATHPDIEGTMELPYTGSIAGRLAARGPDAIARLTEREVRALGEEYLAQAGVHRRLGRLRFIDKMPNNFRHVGLIRLILPDACIIDVRRHPMAAGFSCFKQLFAEGHDYSYDLAELGLYYRFYLATVRHFAKVQPGTIHTQVYEALVAEPDAQIAALLDAAGVDFAPECLRFYENRRAVRTVSSEQVRQPIYRSALEHWRHYESFLGPLKQALGDAASNWH